A window of Bacteroidota bacterium genomic DNA:
ATTTTCGGGGGTGTGTTGATGGCCATCGGGCAGTTTTTTATGTTTACAAGCGGAGGGCTTTATGAAAATCCGGATACTGCCAAATTGGCCATGTACACAGGATTAGGCTTTCTGATATTTGGTAACGGTTTCTTTAAACCCAATATTTCTACAATGGTAGGTCAATTATACCCTGAGGGTGACCGTCGTGTAGATTCAGCGTTTACAATATTTTACCAAGGGATAAACTTAGGCGCCTTGCTTGCCCCACTGGTTTGCGGTGGTTTGGGTGAACAATATACAGAGACCGGCGCAGTTGTTCCTGAAGCCTTCAAATGGGGCTTCCTAGCTGCTTGTATTGGTATGATTATCAGTCTTGTGGCTTTTGTAATGCTTAAAAATAAGTACATCGTTTCTCCTGAAGGCCATGCAGTAGGATTGCCTCCTAAATTGGCTTTCAACAGGCAAAATGAAACCAAAGAAAGCGCAAAAATGAGTCCTGCTAAAATTGGTGCTGCTTTATTGGCATTGGTAGGTTTGTTCTTTGTATTTTATAAAGTATTAGAGTTTGATATCATTGGGGCTGTAATATTTTCAAGCTGCATTGTGCTTCCTGTATTTATTATCAGCGACCCATCACTAACTAAGATAGAAAAAGACCGTATTCTGGTTATATACATTGTAGCTTTCTTTGTTATATTCTTTTGGAGCGCGTTTGAGCAAGCAGGGGCATCACTAACCTTCTTTGCCCAAGAGCAAACCAACCGCGTCATATTCGGTTGGACAATGCCGGCCAGCTTCTTCCAAGTATTTAACGCCTTGTTCATTGTTGTACTTGCACCCGTTGCAGTTGCTGTTTGGACTACATTAGGCAACAAGGGTAAAGAACCCGCCTCGCCTGTTAAACAATCAATGGGTTTAGGCTTTTTGGCTTTGGGCTATTTATTTATAGCTTGGGGTGTATACGGTGTTCAACCTTGGGATAAAGTAAGCATGATTTGGTTGGTGGGGTTATACCTTATACACACCATCGGCGAGCTTTGCCTTTCACCTATAGGCCTTTCAATGGTTGTAAAATTAGCTCCAATACGTTTTGTGTCGTTGCTAATGGGTGTTTGGTTTATGGGCATTGCAACTGCAAATAAATTTGCCGGTGAATTAAGTGCTTTGTATCCTGAAGAAGTTAAAATTGAAACTGTAGCGCAGGGAGCTGACAGCATTATAAAAACTGTAGGTTCACA
This region includes:
- a CDS encoding peptide MFS transporter, encoding MSNSSSKHPAGLYLLYFTEMWERFSYYGMRAIFTLYMVNALLFDKALASQIYGSYTGLVYLTPLLGGYIADRYWGNRRSIIFGGVLMAIGQFFMFTSGGLYENPDTAKLAMYTGLGFLIFGNGFFKPNISTMVGQLYPEGDRRVDSAFTIFYQGINLGALLAPLVCGGLGEQYTETGAVVPEAFKWGFLAACIGMIISLVAFVMLKNKYIVSPEGHAVGLPPKLAFNRQNETKESAKMSPAKIGAALLALVGLFFVFYKVLEFDIIGAVIFSSCIVLPVFIISDPSLTKIEKDRILVIYIVAFFVIFFWSAFEQAGASLTFFAQEQTNRVIFGWTMPASFFQVFNALFIVVLAPVAVAVWTTLGNKGKEPASPVKQSMGLGFLALGYLFIAWGVYGVQPWDKVSMIWLVGLYLIHTIGELCLSPIGLSMVVKLAPIRFVSLLMGVWFMGIATANKFAGELSALYPEEVKIETVAQGADSIIKTVGSQAIDTAVWSLSAKENTKLPTAKFTLDEKKENVSALELTNGTKEISVYHLKLIRTINSKFEKAVVSEDGKFLVGYKKDIKKTKEGDVAEEKLEVWNLQPVKPSFLGMQINTLFDFFMIFVYMAGAAAIILFAIRKVLLRMMHGVQ